In Chryseobacterium sp. C-71, the genomic window TATGAAATCAGCTTACTTATATGTCCGTGTAAGTACGGATGAACAAAAAAGAAAAGGTTATTCCCTGCCAGAGCAGGAGGATAGGTTACTAAAATATTGTAAATACAATGATATTGAATTTGAAGGAATTTAAAGGGAAGATTATTCAGCTAAAAATTTTAATCGACTTGAGTGGAAAGAATTATTCTCCGAAGTTAAAAAGAAATCGATAGGAGACGAGAAGAACATATTATTCATCAAATAGGATCGATTCAGCCGTAATTTGGAGTATGCTTACGAAATGATTGGAAAACTTCGGAAGTATAAAACAACGGCAATGGCTATTGATCAACCGATAGATTTCTCTGTGCCGGAAAGTACAGTAATGCTGGCTGTATATTTAGTCGTTCCGGAAGCAGAAAATACTATAGGTGAATTCTCACTTTACAAGCAATTATTATTTTTCTTCATACTTAAAGGCTTCACTTCTACACTTTCCCAATAAAA contains:
- a CDS encoding recombinase family protein → MKSAYLYVRVSTDEQKRKGYSLPEQEDRLLKYCKYNDIEFEGI